The genomic stretch TTCGACCCAGTTCGGCGCCTTTTTGCGCAACAAGCTGGGCCTGGCCAAGGGCGACCGCGTGGCGATCATGCTGCCGAACGTCCTGCAGTACCCGGTGGCGCTGATGGGCATCCTGCGCGCAGGGCTGACGGTGGTGAACACCAACCCGATGTACACCGCGCGCGAACTGAAGCACCAGCTCAACGACTCGGGCGCCAAGGCGATCCTGGTGCTGGAGAACTTCGCGACCACGCTGGAAGAGGTGATCAAGGAGACTCCGGTCAAGCACGTCATCACCACTGCGGTGGGCGACATGCTCGGCTTCCCGAAGTCCCTGATCGTCAACTTCGTGGTCAAGTACCGCAAGAAGGCGGTGCCGCCGTTCAACCTGCCGCAGGCGATCAAGTTCAACGACGCGCTGGCGCAGGGCAAGGGGCAGCAGATCCCGGCCACCCAGATCGGCCCCGAGGACATCGCCTTCCTGCAGTACACCGGCGGCACCACCGGCGTGTCCAAGGGCGCGATGCTGACCCACCGCAACATGATCGCGAACATGCTGCAGGTGAAGCACTGGTTCGGTCCGAATGTGAAGGAGGGCGAGGAGATCATCATCACCGCGCTGCCGCTGTATCACATCTTCGCGCTGACCTGTAACTGCCTGGTGTTCATGAACGTCGGCGGGCTCAATGTGCTGATCACCAACCCGCGCGACATGGCCGGCTTCGTCAAGGAAATCGGCAAGTACCGCTTCACCATCATCACCGGCGTCAACACCCTGTTCAACGGATTGCTCAACACCCCGGGCTTTGGCGAGCTGGACTTCAGCACGCTGAAGCTGTCGATGGGCGGCGGCATGGCGGTGCAGCGCGCGGTGGCGGAGAAGTGGCAGCAAGTCACCAAGTGCGCGCTGTTCGAAGGCTATGGCATGACCGAGTCCTCGCCGGTGGCGACGGTCAACCGCCCGGACACCAAGGTCTACACGGGCTCCATCGGCGTGCCCGCGCCGAGCACGGAACTGTCGATCCAGGACGACGACGGCAAGCTGCTGGCGCAGGGCGAGGTCGGCGAGATCTGCATCCGCGGCCCGCAGGTGATGAAGGGCTACTGGCAGCGTCCGGAAGAGACCGCCAAGACCATCACGCCCGACGGCTGGCTGCGCACCGGCGACATCGGCAAGATGGACGAGAAGGGCTACTTCTACATCGTCGACCGCAAGAAGGACATGATCCTGGTCTCGGGCTTCAACGTGTACCCGAACGAGATCGAGGACGTCGTCGCCACCCACCCCGGCGTGCTCGAAGTGGCTGCCGTCGGCATCCCGGACGACAAGTCCGGCGAGGCGGTCAAGCTGGTGATCGTCAAGAAGGATCCCAACCTCACCGTCGAGGACGTCAAGGCCCACTGCCGCGCCCAGCTCACCGGCTACAAACAGCCCAAGATCATCGAGTTCCGCACCGAACTGCCCAAGACCAATGTCGGCAAGATCCTGCGCCGCGAACTGCGCGACTCGCCGACCAGCGTGCACAAGCTGCCGGGAGCGTAGGGCCGGCGGGGTGGTTTGCCGGGTTCGGGTGCTGCATGAACTCCGAAGGGCCGGGCGCCGGTTGTGGGTTGTGGGTTCTGGGTTGTGGGCAGCGCGTGTCCTGATGGCCCGCATCGAAGGAGAAACCAGATGAGCACACTGATCCGCGGTGGTACCGTGGTCGATTCGGAAACCAGCTGGCGCGCGGATGTGCTGCTGGCGGACGGCAAGATCGCGGCGATCGGCGAGGGGCTGGAAGCGCCGGCGGGTGCGACGGTGATCGATGCCGGGGATCGGCTGGTGATGCCGGGCGGGATCGATCCGCACACCCACATGCAGCTGCCCTTCATGGGCACGGTGGCGAGCGACGATTTCTACACCGGCACCGCCGCGGGCCTGGCCGGCGGCACCACCAGCATCATCGATTTCGTCATTCCCAATCCGCAGCAGTCGCTGATGGAGGCCTACCAGACCTGGCGCGGCTGGGCGGAGAAGGCCTCGGCGGACTACGGCTTCCATGTCGCGATCACCTGGTGGGATGAGTCGGTGCACCGCGACATGGGCACGCTGGCGCAGGAGCACGGTGTGGCCAGCTTCAAGCACTTCATGGCTTACAAGAACGCCATCATGTGCGACGACGAGGCGCTGGTGTCGAGCTTCAGCCGCTGCATGGAGCTCGGCGCGCTGCCGACGGTGCACGCGGAGAATGGCGAGCTGGTGTTCCGCCTGCAGAAGCAGTTGCTGGCGCGGGGCATCACCGGGCCGGAAGGGCATCCGCTGTCGCGTCCGCCCGCGGTGGAAGGCGAGGCCGCCAACCGCGCCATCCGCATCGCCGAGGTGCTCGGCACGCCGTTGTACGTCGTGCACGTCTCGGCCGAGCAGGCGCTGGAAGCCATCGCGCGTGCCCGCAACGAGGGCCAGCGGGTGTTTGGTGAGGTGCTGGCGGGGCATCTGCTGATCGACGACTCGGTCTATCGCAATCCCGATTTCACCTTCGCTGCGGGCCACGTGATGAGCCCGCCGTTCCGCCCGAAGCACCACCAGGACGCGCTCTGGGCTGGGCTGCAGGCAGGGCACTTGCACACCACCGCCACCGACCATTGCTGCTTCTGTGCGCCGCAGAAAGCCGCCGGCAAGGACGACTTCACCAGGATCCCGAACGGCTGCGCCGGCATCGAGGACCGCATGAGCGTGCTCTGGCACTACGGTGTCGGCAGCGGCCGCCTGACCCCGAGCGAGTTCGTCCGGATCACCTCGACCAACGCCGCGCAGATCTTCGGGCTGTTCCCGCGCAAGGGCGCGATGCGGGTCGGCGCGGATGCCGACGTGGTGGTCTGGGACGGCAACGGCTCGCGCACGATCTCGGCGAAGACCCACCACCAGAACATCGATTTCAACGTCTTCGAGGGCCGCACCGTCACCGGCATCGCCACCCACACCTTCGCCCGCGGACGTTTGTCCTGGGTCGAAGGCGATCTGCGCGCCGAGCGCGGGCACGGGCGCTACCTGCACCGCGCGACGCATGGACCGTACATCGAGGCGAGCGCGCGTCGGCGGGGATAGACCCGTTCAACGCAGAGACGCAAAGGGCGCAGAGGAACGCGGAGAAGAGCGTTCGGAAATGGGGGCTTTCTCTGCGTCTTCGCGCAGCGCCGAGAGCGTAGCCCGATGTGCCGCGAAGCGGCTCACCGGGTGCTTGCCGCAAGTACCCGGGGAACGCGCTGCGCGCATACCGCCGGGCTACCCCTTGTCCGTTGAACACCGAGACGCAGAGAAAAGCGCTTAGGACACGCTTGATGCATTCTCCGCGCCCTCAGCGTCTCCGCGTTTAACCGGCCCGAAAGTGCCAATCACCAGCGGCCGCTGGCGCCGCCCCCGCTGCTGCGGCCGCCGCCGAAGCTGCCGCCGGAACTGGACGAACTGCTGGGCGGCGGCAGTACCGGGAGCACGCGGCGCTCCACGCGCACATCGTGGCAGTGCTGGCAGGTGCTGGTGACCTCGGCCAGGCCGGTGCTGTAACGGGTCGCGGAGGTGATCGTTTTGGATACCGACGACAGCGCGCGCGACTTGCACGCGGTGCAATCGCTGTAGCGGGTGAACCAGGCGCGGCGCGAGAGCTTGTCCACCTGGCCGCAGGCCGGGCACAGGAACACGCGGTAGTCGACGCTGCGCAGCTTTTCCTCGGCCTGCTCGCCGGGCGACAGGTGCAGATCGTCGGCGCTCTCGTCCAGTTGGGTCATCTGCACATTGCAGCGCGAGCACTTGCGACGACCAAGCCCGGTCACCCACCAGAGCATGCGCACGAACTTGTTCAGCAGCCACATCACGGCTGCCGCGAGCGTGCCGAGGATGCCAAGGCCCACTGCGGTTTCGGTGTCGAATTCCCTTGGACTTGCGGGCTCGGCGGCGGCGATGGGCGCCGCCGCGGGCGCGGGACGTGGGGTCTCGGCCTCGAAGGTCGCGGATGCCAGCGCAGTGGGATCGCTCGCGGCCGCCTGCGCGGCGGTCTGGTCGGCGGCAATCGGCGCCTCGGCGAAGCCGGCGAAGGTCGCCGGCAGGTCGCTGGCCGGGGGTAGTTCGGCCGGCCGCGACAGGTCGAGCGCATAGGCCGCGGCGAGCATGCCGCTGGCGCCGGCGACCATCGCCTGGTCGTAATTGCCCTTGCGGAAGCGCGGCACCATCTGCTGCTGCATCACGCGTTCGGCATGGGCGCGGTTGGCGCTGTTGTCGATGCCGTCGCCGAGGATGATCTCGGCAGCGCGGTCGTCCATCGCCAGCAGGAGCAACAGGCCGTCATTGCGGCGGCGGTCGCCCACGCCCCAGCGGTTGAACAGATCGGTGGCGAAGCGCCGGTGGTCGGCGCCGCCAGTGGTGCGGATCACGGCCACGCCGAGCTGGCCACGGTCGCTGCGGTCCAGCGCCGCCGCCAGCCGGTCCAGCTCCGCGCGCGTGTCGGCCGCCAGCAGGTTGTGGCGGTCGGAAACGTAGCTCTGCGGCAGCGGCGGCGGCAGATCGGACAGCGTTTCGGCGCTGGCCGGGGCCGCGAGGATGAAAAAGGCGAGGGCGATCAGGTGGCGCATGGAGGGTCCGTCAATTCCGAGAACGGCATTTGGTCCGCAAAGGACGCAAAGGACGCAAAGGAAAGCGATTGAAAACAAACAGGGCTTGGCAACTCGGTCCGCCAGTGGGTCTATGCAACTGATCCCACACCCATCCCGCTCTTCTTTGCGTCCTTTGCGTCCTTTGCGGACAAATGAATCTTTGGCAGCGTTCGAAAGTGTCGGTGAAGATCACTCCCCATCCGCACCGACCTTCTCGAAGCCCTTGGCGGGATCGCCAGAAGGCGCATCCGCCAGCCAGCGGTCGATCTCCGCGTGGCCGGCGTCGTCGACTGGCTTGAGGCGCATCCACGGTGCGTCGAGCAAATCGTGGGCCTCCAGCAGCGCGCGCACCTCGTCGGCGCTGCCGAAGACATAGACCCAGAAGCCGGATGAGATGTCGCGGCGGCCGTCGGCGGCGCGGTCGCGCTTTTCGATCCAGCCCGGCACCTGGTCGTCGACGATCAGGTGCGAGACCTTGCGCAGGTCCACCTGGCGCAGCACGACCGAGCCATCGTCGGCGGCGTCCCAGGCGATCAGGGTGTAGCCGTTCGGCTTGTCCTGCGGCGCGTCCTCGCCCGGTTTGGGGCGGTCTTTCGCCGCGATCCAGGCCTGGCTTGCGGTGCGCGCGAAGCCGAGTTCGAGGTCGTCTTCCAGGTCGTCGATGTCGGCCTTTTCCGCGCCCGTGTCGTCCGGCTCGAGCGACAGCGAGAGCCAGCGCTCGCAGCCGGCGGTGACCCGCAGGTACTGGCGTCCGCTGGCTTCCGGCTCCTCGCGCAGGTCCTCGACGCGCCAGTCGCCGACCAGCGCCGGATCGCACGCGGCCAGCGGCTCGGCGGGCGGCGACTGGAACTCGACGGTGTCGCAGGCGCCGGTCAGCGCGCCGCCAGTGCCAGCAGCCAGATCCTCGAGTTCACGTCTTGCCCTCCGCAGCCAGCCGCACCAGCACGCTGTCGGCCTCGACGAACTCGCCGACGCCTGCGCGGATCTCGGCGACCACGCCGGCGCGCGGTGCGCGCAGCGTGAGTTCCATCTTCATCGCCTCCATCACGATCACTTCCTGGCCCTCGCTGACCGGCGCATCGGCGTCGACGCGCACGGCGACGATGCGGCCGGGCATCGGCGCGCGCACGCTGTCGCCGCTGGCCTTGGCCTTGCCCTCGAAGGCGAAGGGATGGCGCAGGTTGAGCACGTAGCGGCGCTCGCCATCGTGCGCCAGGTAGCCGTTCGGCAGCGGCAGCACGCGCAGGCGCACCGCGCGGCCGTCGAGCAGGAAGTCGACCGATTCGGCGCCGGCGCAAGCGCCGCGCACGCCCAAGTGACTGGCGCCGATGTCGATGGTGTAGTTGCCGTCGTGGCCATGCGCGGCCACCTCGATCAGCGTTTCGCGGTAAACCAGGTGCTTCAAGCGCTTGCCCGGATGGCCGTGGCGCCAGCCGTCGGCCACTGCCCACGGCGAATGCGGGTCGCTGCCGGTGCGCGCGTGCGCCTGGGCCGCGGCTTCTTCGTCGAGCAGCGCGCGCAGGGTCACCGCCACCAGCACGTCCTGCGGCAGCTCGCGTGCCTGCGGCATCACTTCTGCGAGGTGCTTGTCGAGGTAGCCGGTGTCGATGCTGGCCTCGACCACCGCCGGATGCCGCACCAGGCGTTCGAGGAACTCGACATTGCTCTTCGGGCCGACCACCACGGTGTCCGCCAGCGCGCGCCGCAGCAGGGCCAGTGCCTCGGCGCGGTCGGCCTCGTGCACGATCAGCTTGGCGATCATCGGGTCGTAGTGCACGGTGACGCTGTCGCCTTCGATGACGCCCGAATCCAGCCGCACCTGGGCATTGGTGGCCGGCAGGCGCAGCACCTCCAGCTTGCCGCTGCCCGGCAGGAAGTTCTGCTCCGGGTCCTCGGCGTACAGGCGCACCTCGATGGCGTGGCCGCGGGTGGGCACCGGGCGCTGCGGCACCAACTCCGCCAGCTTGCCGCCGGCGGCGATGGCGAGCTGCAGTTCGACCAGGTCGAGGCCGGTGACCATCTCGGTGACCGGATGCTCCACCTGCAGGCGGGTGTTGATCTCCATGAAGTAGAAATCGCCGGCCGGGCCGACGATGAACTCGACGGTGCCGGCATTCGCGTAGCCGATCGCCTGGCCCGCCTGCACCGCGGCGGCGCCCATCGCCGCGCGCAATTCGGGCGTGACGAAGGGCGAGGGCGATTCCTCGATCACCTTCTGGTAGCGCCGCTGCGCCGAGCACTCGCGCTCGTTGAGATGGATCACCTCGCCGTGATGGTCGCCGAAGATCTGGATCTCGATATGCCGCGGGCGCTCGACGTAGCGCTCCAGCAGCACGCGGTCGCGCCCGAAGGCGCCGCGCGCCTCACGCTGGCAGGATTCCAGCGCGGCGGCGAACTCGTCCGCGCCGCGCACCACGCGCATGCCCTTGCCGCCGCCGCCGTGGGCCGCCTTGATCATCAACGGGAAACCGATCCGCCCGGCCTCGCGCGCCAGCAGCGCGGCGTCCTGGTCTTCACCGGTATAGCCCGGCACCACCGGGACCCCGGCTGCCTGCATCAGGATCTTGGCGCCGGCCTTGCTGCCCATCCGGCGCATCGACTCGGCGCTCGGGCCGATGAACTTGAGGCCCGCCTGCGCCACCGCTTCGGCGAAGTCCGCGTTCTCGCTGAGGAAGCCGAAGCCGGGGTGGATCGCCTGCGCGCCGGTGGCGAGCGCCGCCTCGATGATGCGGTCGCCGCGCAGGTAGGAATCCGCCGGCCGCGCGCCGCCGATCCAGCGCCCCTCGTCCGCCAGCCGCACATGCTGCGCGCGCGCATCCGCATCCGAATACACCGCCACCGTGGCAATTCCCAGCCGCCGGCAGGTGCGCTGGATGCGGCAGGCGATCTCACCGCGGTTGGCAATCAGGATCTTGCTGAACATGCGGCGAGGCCCATCGGCTAGGAGAAACGGTTGGGGTAGGGAGGTAGAAAAAGGAAAAGGGAAAATGGAAAAAGGAGAAGCGGGGCGGGGCAAGCCAGGGGACCGGGATCCTGCCCGATTCCCCGGTGCGTGCTCTTCCCTTTTCCATTTTCCCTTTTCCTTTCTCCCGCTCCAATCAGATCCAGTTCGGTGGGCGTTTTTCGAGGAAGGCGCTGAGTCCCTCCTGGCCCTCCAGCGAGACGCGCAGCCGCGCGATCAGGGCGGCGGTCTGCTCGTCGAGTTTCTTCTGCGCCGCCTCGTCGCGGCCGAAGATGCCTTCGACCAGGCGCTTGGCGACCAGCATCGCGGTGGGGCCGGCCTTGAGCAGGGCATCGAGCTCGCGCTCGACCAGCGCATCGAGCTCCGCCGCGGGCACCACTTCGTGCACCAGGCCCAGCGCCAGCGCCTTGCGCGCGTCGAACAGGGCGCCGGACTGGAACCAGCGGCGCGCGTGGCGCGCGCCGATCGCGGCGACCACATAGGGCGAGATCACCGCCGGCACCAGGCCGAGCTTGCTCTCGGTCAGGCCAAAGCGCGCGTCTTCGGCAGCCAGCGCGATGTCGCAGCAGGCGATCAGCCCGACGCCGCCGCCGAAGGCCGAGCCCTGCACGCGGGCGATGGTCGGCTTGGGCAGGTAGGCCAGGGTGCGCATGAGTTCCGCCAGCTTGAGCGCATCAGCCAGGTTTTCGGCCTCGCCGAAACCCGCCATCGCGCGCATCCAGCCCAGGTCCGCGCCCGCGGAAAACGACGCGCCCTCGGCTGCCAGCACCACCGCGCGGACTTCCGGATCGGCACCGGCGCGGGCCAGCGCTGCGGTCAGTTCCGCGATCAGCTCGGCATTGAAGGCGTTGTGCACGGCGGGGCGATCCATCGTCACCGTCGCCACCCGGCCTGACAGGCCCACTCTTACCATCGCTGCCATGCGTCCAGTCCCCATTTCTGTCGGGATCGAGTCTACACGCGAGCACCCTGGACGCAGTCCCGGGGCGGGCGCGCCTCAGCCGCGTGTGCGCGGACTACTCGAAGCCGTTGCGGAACAGGGGATCCGGCAGTTCGCCCGGCCAGAAACCGCCGCGCAGTGCGAAGCCGCTGCCGCTCGCATCGCCCGCGTCCGGCTGGCCGAAGGTGCCCTCGACACTGAAGCCGCCGCCGGACGAACTGCCGCCGCCGGCGTCCACCGTGAACCAGTCCATGGTGTAGCCGGTGCCTTCCGGGACTCGCTCCTGCTTGCCCCGCGCAGCCTCGCCCGCGGCGAGCGGGGTGCTTGCGACCAGCGCCAGGAGCAGGGCGCAACCAGCGGCGGGGAGCTTCATCGCGGCCTCCTCAGGGTGCGGGCAGGTCCTCGACGCACCAGACCCGGCGGAGCAGGTTGCAGGTGGTCGCGATGCCATCCCAGGGGCTGATATTGCTCACGGCGCCCTCCCAATCTGGGTTCAACCCCACAGTGGTCCCGAAATTCGCGTTGTTGCTGCTGGTCCAGAGCGAGCAGTTGCCAGCACCGACCTGGTTGTTGTTTGCGGAGCCCATGCCCGTGCGAATCCACCCCGTGATCGAATAGGGCGGGCCGTCTCCCGAGTCCGCGCCCTGCACCGCACCGGGAACTTCCTCGGCATAGCGCAGCGAGGTCGTGTCGAAGATTTCCGCCAGCGTGGCCATGTGGTAGCCCGCTGCGCAGGCGGTCAGGGCAGCATTGCCGGCGAATGTCGCGGAAGTCTGGTAGTAGCCGCGCAGCGACGGGCGCGCAACAGCGACAGCGCGCAGTGCATAGGGCGCGGCGGTGAGTTCCTGGCGCGGCGTCAGCAGGGTGAAGGCACCGGCACTGGCGCCGTCGCGTACGCCGATCTCGACGAACTTCTGCTCGCCGTCGTAGGCGTCGCCGAAATCCAGCTTCACCGTGAAGCGGCCCTCGCTGACGCTCACATTGTCCTGCACCGCGGCGCAGCCCAGCGTGCCGCCACCGCTGGCCGCGGCGAACAGGCAGAACTGGAGGTCGTAGCTGCCGCTCAGCAAGGCGCCGTTGAAGCGCAACTGGCCCTGGTAGGTCAGCGCGGTGGTCAGCGGGGCAGCACCCGCCGCTGCGGGAAGCAGGAGGGTCAAGGCAAGTCCGCACCAGCCACGACTGCGCAGCATGTCACGCTCCCCGCTCTCCGGTGGTGTCGTCAGTGTATGGGAACGCGTGCCGCGGCGCCATGACGGTGGGTGCCCTGACGCATGCGGACCGGCGGGTCGACGTCCCGCTCAGCCCACCCAGCGGCGCAGGGCCGTGCGCCGCACCAGCAATTCGTAGCTCGAAAGACACAGCGCCAGCGTCGCCGCCACCGCGCAGACGAACTTCGCCGGCCACGGCCAGCTCAGGTCCATCAGCAGGTACTGGATGGCGAACAGCAGCGGCAGGTGCAAGAGGTACGTCCAGTAGGCGCTGCGCGCGAGGTAACTCAGCCAGACGCGCGGCGCCGCCAGCGTGCGCAGGCCGAGTACCAGGCAGGCGAGCGTGCCCCAGCCGGCGATCACGGACTCGAGCAGGGCTGTCAGCCCGTCGGCATGGGCGTAGCTCAGGCCGGCGTCGATCCGCAGCCAGAAGGCCAGGTAGGCGACCAGGCAGGCCGCCGCAGCCGGAAACAGCCAGCGGCGCAGACCATCCAGCGTGCCGAGGCGCCCGTGCAGCGCCACGCCGAGCGCGTAGAAGGGTCCGTAGACGCCGATCGCCCAGAACTGCGGCAGCAGGCCCTCCGGCGCCGGATGTGGCGCCTGGGTCAGGGCGAAGCCCGGCCACAGCAGCCACGGCAGGCTGAGCGCGACCGGCAAGATGCCCCAGGCCATCCAGCGACCGAGCAAGCCGCCGAGTTCCAGCGCCCGCCCGGCCCAGTGCAGCACGCCGAACAGCAGCAGGTAATACAGGAACCAGAGGTGGCCGGTGCTCGGCGGCATCGCCGGCGGGTCCGGCATCGCTTGCCATTCGCGCAGCATCAGCAGCAGCGGTGGCGGATGCTCCGCGTTGGCGAGTGCCCATCCGGTCGCCGCGGCAATCGTGAAGTGCACCAGCGGCCAGGCCACCAGGAATGGCAGCAGGATGCGCCGCGCGCGCTGGCGCGCCAGTCCGCCCATGCCACGACGCGCGGCGACGGATGCCGCGAAATAGCCGGCGACGAGGAAGAACAGCGGCATGCGCACCAGGTGCAGCAGCCAGACCAGCGCATCCACCAGCGGCGAATGCTGGCGATCCGCCGCCGGCCACCAGGGATGCAGCAGCGGGCTGTAGGCCAGCGCGGCATGGAACAGCACCCCGGCCAGCATCGCCAGCGCGCGCAGGTGGTCGAGCGCGTGGACGCGTGATGCTGCGGACTCGTCGGGCGAGTCCGTTGTAGTGGTGTTCATTGGTGCGACCCTTGTTGGTTGTGCTGAATCGCGAGGGCGCAACGGCTCGCCAGGAGCGGAGGGCACGTTGGCACGTTGGCACGAGGGCACGAGGGCACGAGGGCAAGCCAAGACCTCACCCCAGGTCCGGCCTTTTTTCACTGCGAGAGAGGTCGGAAAAGCAGCACAATCAGTTACTTGCAACGGTCAGGAAGATTGCGAGCCTTTTCGTGCCCTCGTGCCCTCGTGCCCTCGTGCCCTCGTGCCCTCGTGCCCTCGTGCCCTCGTGCCCTCGTGCCCTCGTGCCCTCGTGCCCTCGTGCCCTCGTGCCCTCGTGCCCTCGTGCCCTCGTGCCCTCAGTAGAAAGCCGCCTTGCGCCCGTGCCACCAGGCAGTGAAGCCGAGGGTGACAAGGCTCAGCACGAGCTGCGCCGACAGGATGCCCACCGCCGGCAGACTCCACACGATGTCCTCACTGCGTGCGGGCACCGAGATCGCGTCGATCTGCCCCAGCAGCATGATCAGTGGGTTGACCAGCAGGTTGCTGCCGATCATCGCGAAGATGTTCCAGCCCTCCGACTGCACCTGCATCGCGACCGCCAGCGAAATGCAGTAGGCGAGCAGCACGTGGCCGTAGATCAGCAGCGAGTACACCACCAGGCCATCCGGCAGCGGCGTGGTCAGGATCACGACCAGGGTGCCGAGCAGGAGTACCGCATAGGGCACGCCGAAGGTCAGCAGGCCGCCGGCGAGCTTGGCGATGGTGAAGTCCAGCGGCGACACCGGCAGGCTCATGACGAAGGCCAGGGTCTGCTGCTTGCGTTCCTCCAGCAGCGAGGTGGAGACCGCAAAGCAGGATCCGGCGACCAGCACGACGATCAGCAGCAGCGAGCCGAGGTAGAAGGCCCACGGCCGGGCCAGCCCGAGCAGCCCGAGCGCGAACAGACCGGCGAGCACGTGCGCCGCCAGCGGCTTCTGGAACAGCTGCCAGTCCTTGACGACCAGCAGGCGGATCAGGGGCAGGTTCAGGGCAAGGTTCATACGGCACCTCCAGCGCGAACGGCGGTCACGAAAATGTCTTCCAGCGCCATCGGGTCGATGCGCTGCACGCTCAGGCCAGCAGCACCCAGCCGTTGCGGCAGATCCTCGCGCCAGGCGCGCACCTTGACCTCGACCTGGCTGCCGGCCTGGCGCACCTGGGCCACCTCCGTCCAGTTCGCCACGGCCGGCGGCAGCTCGCCAAGACAAAGAACACGGCGCCAGTTGTCGAGGAAGCTCTCCTTGTCGGCGTGCGCCACCAGGCGGCCATCGTGCAGGAAGGCGATGTGGTCGGCCAGTTGCTCGACATCGTGGGTATTGTGCGAGGAGAACAGCACGCTGCGGCGTTCGTCGCGCAGCACGTCCGCCAGCGCCTCCAGCACCTCGGCGCGCGCGACCGGATCGAGTCCGGTGGTGGGCTCGTCGAGCAGCAGCAGGCGCGGCCGGCGCGCCAGGCACAGCAGCAGCAGCGCCTTGACCCGCTGGCCGTGCGAATAGCCGCCGACGGCCTGCTGCGGGCGCAGGTCGAAGCGGCGGATCAGGTTGGCGGCGTAGGCCTCATCCCACTCCGGGTAGATCCGGCGCACCAGCGCGATGTGCCAGTCCAGGCTCTGGCCGCGGTACAGGCGCATGTCTTCGGCAGCAAAGCCGATGGCGCGCTTGGCGGCCACCTGCTCCTGCGGCAATCGGTGGCCGAGCACGTCGATGGTGCCGGCGTCCGGGGCGGCGAGGCCGGTCAGCAGGCGGAGCAGGGTGGACTTGCCGGCGCCATTGACGCCAACCAGGCCCATGACCTCGCCCTCGGCCAGACTGAGCGAGAGGTCCTGCAGCGCGAAGTGGGCGTAGCGCTTGCATAGTCCGGACACGGCAAAGGCGGCCGTCATGTCGGGTTTCCTTGAGTGGGGGCGGGGATGGCAGCGGCGGCGTCGAGCGTGCTGTCGAGGCGGTGGTGCAGTTCTTCGCGCGACAGGCCCAGGCGTGCCGCGTGGATGACGACCTCGCGCAGGTGGCGATCGAGCGTTTCATCGAGCAGTGCGCGGGCGCGGTCGGGCCGTTCGGCGACCACCGACCCCTTGCCCTGTCGGGTTGCGATCAGGCCGGCGCGCTCCAGGTCCTCGTAGGCGCGCTTGACCGTGATGACACTGACGCCGCTGGCGGCGGCCAGTTCGCGGATCGAGGGCAGCGCCTGGCCCGGCAGCCAGTCGCCCGCCATCACCCGGGCGGTGATCTGGTCGACGATCTGCTGGTACATCGGCCGCGGATCGCTGGCCGACAGGAGGAGTTGCGCGCTCAAGCAGCATCACTGTGCATGTCGTATATGCACAGTATGCACAGTGTATATCTAGTCCGCAACTACCGCGGGTTCAGCGCCAGCGGCAGAGGATTTCCTCGCGATTGAAGCCGCGCATGTCCGGATTCCACGGCAATTCCGTTCCCACGAAGGAATCCCCGCGCCACGCCCATCCAGGGCAGGGGCTGCGGGCCCGGTTGGACTCGACGGAGCATGCGGTCATGAAGACGGTCAGGTTGGCAGGTTTACTCGGTTTGGGGCTGCTGGCGGCGGGATCCGCCGGGGCCGTGGACTACCTCGGCACCAATGTCGGTGCCATTCCCGACAACGATCCGAACGGCAGGTTCGTGAGTTTCAACACCGCCGGCTTCCAGGGGCCGGTAGGTCACGTCCGGGTCAGCATGAACCTCACGCACTCCTTCGTCGGCGACCTGCGCGTCACGCTGTTCTCGCCCGGCCTCAGCGGCCAACTGGTGCTGTTCTCGCGCGCCGGTTACAAGCGCTCGACCAATCCCGGAGCGGGCGCCAACCTGTCCGGCAACTACGTCTTCGACGACCAGCTCGGCGTCGATCTGTGGTCGACAATTGCGCCGCTCTCGACCTCGCAGGATGTGCCCCAGGGGGCGTATCGCACCAGCACCGCCGGGGCGCCATCGGTGTCGGATGCCGGCGGTTGCTCCACCCGACTGGACCTGG from Rhodanobacteraceae bacterium encodes the following:
- a CDS encoding GntR family transcriptional regulator; its protein translation is MYQQIVDQITARVMAGDWLPGQALPSIRELAAASGVSVITVKRAYEDLERAGLIATRQGKGSVVAERPDRARALLDETLDRHLREVVIHAARLGLSREELHHRLDSTLDAAAAIPAPTQGNPT
- a CDS encoding ABC transporter ATP-binding protein yields the protein MTAAFAVSGLCKRYAHFALQDLSLSLAEGEVMGLVGVNGAGKSTLLRLLTGLAAPDAGTIDVLGHRLPQEQVAAKRAIGFAAEDMRLYRGQSLDWHIALVRRIYPEWDEAYAANLIRRFDLRPQQAVGGYSHGQRVKALLLLCLARRPRLLLLDEPTTGLDPVARAEVLEALADVLRDERRSVLFSSHNTHDVEQLADHIAFLHDGRLVAHADKESFLDNWRRVLCLGELPPAVANWTEVAQVRQAGSQVEVKVRAWREDLPQRLGAAGLSVQRIDPMALEDIFVTAVRAGGAV
- a CDS encoding acyltransferase family protein; this encodes MNTTTTDSPDESAASRVHALDHLRALAMLAGVLFHAALAYSPLLHPWWPAADRQHSPLVDALVWLLHLVRMPLFFLVAGYFAASVAARRGMGGLARQRARRILLPFLVAWPLVHFTIAAATGWALANAEHPPPLLLMLREWQAMPDPPAMPPSTGHLWFLYYLLLFGVLHWAGRALELGGLLGRWMAWGILPVALSLPWLLWPGFALTQAPHPAPEGLLPQFWAIGVYGPFYALGVALHGRLGTLDGLRRWLFPAAAACLVAYLAFWLRIDAGLSYAHADGLTALLESVIAGWGTLACLVLGLRTLAAPRVWLSYLARSAYWTYLLHLPLLFAIQYLLMDLSWPWPAKFVCAVAATLALCLSSYELLVRRTALRRWVG
- a CDS encoding ATP-grasp domain-containing protein, with the protein product MFSKILIANRGEIACRIQRTCRRLGIATVAVYSDADARAQHVRLADEGRWIGGARPADSYLRGDRIIEAALATGAQAIHPGFGFLSENADFAEAVAQAGLKFIGPSAESMRRMGSKAGAKILMQAAGVPVVPGYTGEDQDAALLAREAGRIGFPLMIKAAHGGGGKGMRVVRGADEFAAALESCQREARGAFGRDRVLLERYVERPRHIEIQIFGDHHGEVIHLNERECSAQRRYQKVIEESPSPFVTPELRAAMGAAAVQAGQAIGYANAGTVEFIVGPAGDFYFMEINTRLQVEHPVTEMVTGLDLVELQLAIAAGGKLAELVPQRPVPTRGHAIEVRLYAEDPEQNFLPGSGKLEVLRLPATNAQVRLDSGVIEGDSVTVHYDPMIAKLIVHEADRAEALALLRRALADTVVVGPKSNVEFLERLVRHPAVVEASIDTGYLDKHLAEVMPQARELPQDVLVAVTLRALLDEEAAAQAHARTGSDPHSPWAVADGWRHGHPGKRLKHLVYRETLIEVAAHGHDGNYTIDIGASHLGVRGACAGAESVDFLLDGRAVRLRVLPLPNGYLAHDGERRYVLNLRHPFAFEGKAKASGDSVRAPMPGRIVAVRVDADAPVSEGQEVIVMEAMKMELTLRAPRAGVVAEIRAGVGEFVEADSVLVRLAAEGKT
- a CDS encoding enoyl-CoA hydratase/isomerase family protein, which gives rise to MAAMVRVGLSGRVATVTMDRPAVHNAFNAELIAELTAALARAGADPEVRAVVLAAEGASFSAGADLGWMRAMAGFGEAENLADALKLAELMRTLAYLPKPTIARVQGSAFGGGVGLIACCDIALAAEDARFGLTESKLGLVPAVISPYVVAAIGARHARRWFQSGALFDARKALALGLVHEVVPAAELDALVERELDALLKAGPTAMLVAKRLVEGIFGRDEAAQKKLDEQTAALIARLRVSLEGQEGLSAFLEKRPPNWI